A region of Dermochelys coriacea isolate rDerCor1 chromosome 1, rDerCor1.pri.v4, whole genome shotgun sequence DNA encodes the following proteins:
- the LOC119849910 gene encoding serine/arginine repetitive matrix protein 1-like yields the protein MPQPGLRSAAQRSVTHPPQPARPARAAQGRRQAHEQGGFRCATQRASERASNKRGCGARDAPPGAHGTGRRTRRTGHPPPRGSKRLPGGNAPAPFPQQLCTWGDRAGEASGRAHPPPPPRARARASTSGRPYHKQAARPRAGSPARRAWVRRARLWPVTRRTMAPGEAEDFKPGSFVSPALIRSPGRRSGAGACPSPRGTLGTVVPLETLARFAARSERRRVPWCPARGLAVPRGIPGIGVPQKKNAALRWGSPARGLWFPSCLAHRPPLKEVRGVGEVGGRAGGQRPGKLGHASAARFWTVAPRLVQNSPRSTPVTEIAMPNTLTKAKSKGYRKQDHLN from the exons ATGCCACAACCCGGCctgcgcagcgcagcgcagcgcagcgtgACTCACCCCCCTCAACCCGCCCGGCCGGCTCGCGCAGCCCAGGGGCGGCGGCAGGCACACGAGCAGGGCGGCTTCCGTTGTGCAACgcagcgagcgagcgagcgagcgagcaaCAAGCGGGGGTGCGGAGCCAGAGACGCGCCTCCCGGAGCACACGGGACGGGGCGCAGGACCCGCCGCACGGGGCACCCCCCGCCCCGAGGCAGCAAGAGGTTGCCGGGGGGAAACGcacccgcccccttcccccagcagctgTGTACCTGGGGAGATCGGGCTGGAGAGGCGTCAGGACGcgcccatccccccccccccccgcgcgcgcgcgcgcgcgcgtcaACTTCCGGCCGACCCTACCATAAACAAGCCGCGCGGCCCCGGGCCGGCTCACCTGCGCGCCGTGCGTGGGTCCGACGCGCCAGACTCTGGCCCGTCACGCGGAGGACGATGGCGCCGGGGGAGGCGGAGGATTTCAAACCCGGCAGTTTTGTTTCCCCGGCTCTGATTCGCTCGCCCGGCCGCCGCAGCGGGGCGGGCGCCTGCCCTTCCCCGCGGGGCACGCTGGGAACTGTGGTTCCCCTGGAGACCCTAGCGAGGTTCGCCGCGCGCTCGGAAAGACGACGAGTCCCCTGGTGCCCCGCGCGGGGGCTCGCTGTGCCGCGAGGCATACCGGGAATTGGAGTTCCACAAAAGAAGAACGCGGCCTTGCGGTGGGGGAGCCCTGCGCGTGGACTGTGGTTCCCATCATGCCTCGCGCACCGCCCGCCTCTCAAAGAGGTGCGGGGGGTCGGCGAGGTTGGGGGCCGAGCTGGAGGTCAGAGGCCCGGCAAGCTGGGGCACGCGAGCGCTGCCAGGTTCTGGACTGTAGCCCCTAGACTA gtgcagaattcccccaggagtacaccTGTCACAGAAATTGCTATGCCTAATACACTGACAAAGGCAAAATCCAAAGGTTATAGAAAGCAAGACCATCTCAACTAA
- the RANGAP1 gene encoding ran GTPase-activating protein 1 — protein MASEDITKLAESLAKAQVGGGQLSFKGKSLKLNTAEDAKEVSKEIEEFDGLEALRLEGNTVGVEAAKVIAKALEKKAELKRCHWSDMFTGRLRSEIPFALTALGEALITAGSQLVELDLSDNAFGPDGVRGFEALLKSPACFTLQELKLNNCGMGIGGGKILAAALKECHRKSSAVGKPLSLKVFVAGRNRLENDGATALAEAFGLIGTLEEVHMPQNGINHPGITALAQAFAANPLLRVINLNDNTFTEKGAVAMAGTLKTLRQVEVINFGDCLVRSKGAITIAEAVKEGLPKLKELNLSFCEIKRDAALTIAEATEDKSELEKLDLNGNALGEEGCEQLQEILEGFNMADVLGSLSDDEGEDEEDEDDEGEDEEDEDDEGEDEEEEQQLQERGQGEQESLPSKKILDSHDSTPVSSPPPPPPVDVATFLAFPSPEKLLRLGPKCSVLIAQQTDTSDMEKVVMALLKISSVFKDETTVKTAVHETTDALMRKAFISATFNSDAFITSLLIHMGLLKSEEKIKAVPSLYGPLMTLNHMVQQDYFPKSLAPVLLAFVTKPNRALDSCSFARHMLLQTLHQL, from the exons ATGGCATCCGAGGACATTACTAAGCTAGCAGAGTCACTTGCCAAAGCCCAAGTGGGCGGAGGGCAGCTGAGCTTCAAAGGCAAGAGCCTGAAACTCAATACCGCCGAAGATG CCAAAGAGGTGTCTAAGGAAATTGAGGAATTTGATGGCTTGGAAGCCCTGCGCCTGGAAGGCAACACCGTGGGTGTGGAGGCAGCAAAGGTCATTGCCAAAGCCCTGGAGAAGAAAGCTGAGCTCAAG AGGTGTCACTGGAGTGACATGTTCACAGGGAGATTGAGGTCTGAGATCCCTTTTGCTCTG ACTGCCCTGGGGGAGGCCCTTATCACCGCAGGTTCCCAGCTGGTGGAACTGGACCTGAGTGACAATGCCTTTGGGCCAGATGGCGTGCGTGGCTTTGAGGCACTGCTGAAGAGTCCTGCTTGCTTCACTTTGCAGGAGCTCAAGCTGAACAACTGTGGCATGGGCATTGGAGGAGGCAAG ATCTTGGCAGCTGCCCTGAAAGAGTGTCACAGGAAATCAAGTGCCGTGGGCAAACCTCTGTCTTTGAAAGTATTTGTGGCTGGCAGGAACCGTCTGGAGAATGATGGTGCCACTGCACTGGCTGAGGCATTTGGG CTCATCGGGACGCTGGAAGAGGTCCATATGCCACAGAACGGAATCAACCATCCTGGCATTACAGCGCTGGCCCAGGCCTTTGCTGCCAACCCGTTGCTGCGGGTTATCAATCTGAATGACAACACCTTCACAGAGAAGGGGGCTGTGGCCATGGCAGGG ACTCTGAAGACTCTCCGACAGGTAGAAGTGATCAACTTTGGGGACTGCTTGGTGCGCTCAAAGGGTGCCATCACCATTGCTGAAGCAGTCAAAGAGGGGCTCCCTAAACTAAAG GAACTGAACTTGTCCTTCTGTGAAATCAAACGAGATGCTGCCCTGACTATTGCAGAGGCAACTGAAGACAAGTCTGAGTTGGAGAAACTGGATCTCAATG GTAATGCTCTGGGAGAAGAAGGCTGTGAACAGCTCCAGGAGATTCTTGAAGGTTTCAACATGGCAGATGTGCTGGGCTCCCTGAG TGATGACGAAGGGGAGGACGAAGAGGATGAAGATGACGAAGGGGAGGACGAAGAGGATGAAGATGATGAAGGGGAGGACGAAGAGGAGGAACAACAgctgcaggagagggggcagggagaacagGAATCGTTGCCTTCTAAGAAGATTCTTGACTCGCAT GATTCTACTCCTgtgtcttctcctcctcctcctcctcctgtggaTGTTGCTACATTCCTCGCCTTCCCGTCTCCAGAGAAACTGCTACGACTAGGGCCCAAGTGCTCTGTTCTGATAGCTCAGCAG ACAGACACATCTGATATGGAGAAGGTGGTTATGGCTCTCTTGAAGATCTCTTCTGTGTTCAAAGATGAAACCACAGTGAAAACAGCAGTGCATGAAACAACAG ATGCCTTGATGAGAAAAGCCTTCATTTCCGCCACCTTTAATTCTGATGCATTCATCACCAGCCTACTGATCCACATGGGTCTGCTCAAG AGTGAAGAAAAGATCAAGGCTGTCCCAAGCCTCTATGGCCCTCTGATGACCCTGAACCATATGGTCCAGCAGGATtatttccccaaatccctggccccagTTCTCCTGGCCTTCGTGACAAA ACCCAACCGTGCTTTGGATTCCTGCTCCTTTGCCCGCCACATGCTGCTGCAAACCCTCCACCAGCTGTAG